Proteins encoded in a region of the Euzebya tangerina genome:
- the aroA gene encoding 3-phosphoshikimate 1-carboxyvinyltransferase — protein MSHAYPERLEVVPTGPLQGVVRAPGSKSVTNRLLLMATLASGTSRLRGPLDSDDSAAMRDLVTALGATIDHGPEAAAPTGDGHAAPFWDIIGVGGQPTAPAQPIDCRLSGTTIRFGTAVAALAPSPVTLTGDRPLRARPLGALTAALHTLGARIEGGPPSYPPVTIGGGLQGGAVTVDASGSSQFVSAVLLAAPYAATDVHITAEGSFPAAYVDLTAETMRRWGAVVERPDERSWLVRAGVTYQARTVDVEYDASAAAHLYGLAAATGGRVTIPGVTPSVQPDSQIGPVLERFGAMVEHAGDRVTVNAPATLRPGGQIHLAAMPDQVTTVSALAALAPGVTEITGVEVVRGHETDRLAALATELAKLGTTISERPDGLVIDGRTTTGGPATLDTYHDHRLAMAFAAVAARLPGVTINQPGCVAKTFPGFWDALVGLGGEVGPG, from the coding sequence GTGAGCCACGCCTACCCCGAGCGGCTGGAGGTCGTTCCCACCGGGCCGCTCCAGGGGGTCGTGCGCGCACCAGGCTCGAAGAGCGTCACGAATCGCCTGCTGCTGATGGCCACCCTGGCATCGGGGACATCGCGGCTCCGTGGGCCGCTGGACAGCGACGACTCTGCCGCGATGCGCGACCTCGTGACCGCTCTTGGCGCCACGATCGACCACGGTCCGGAGGCTGCTGCGCCGACGGGAGACGGCCACGCCGCGCCATTCTGGGACATCATCGGGGTTGGCGGGCAGCCGACGGCCCCAGCCCAGCCGATCGACTGCCGGCTCTCCGGCACCACGATCCGCTTCGGCACCGCGGTGGCCGCGCTGGCCCCATCGCCGGTGACCTTGACGGGCGACCGGCCGCTGCGGGCTCGACCGCTCGGTGCGCTGACCGCGGCGCTGCACACCCTGGGTGCGAGGATCGAGGGCGGGCCGCCGTCGTACCCGCCGGTCACCATCGGTGGCGGGTTGCAGGGCGGCGCCGTCACCGTTGATGCCAGCGGGTCCTCGCAGTTCGTGAGCGCGGTCCTCCTGGCCGCCCCCTACGCGGCCACCGATGTCCACATCACCGCCGAGGGCAGCTTCCCGGCCGCCTATGTCGACCTGACGGCCGAGACCATGCGGCGGTGGGGGGCCGTGGTCGAGCGGCCCGACGAGCGGTCCTGGCTGGTTCGAGCCGGAGTGACCTATCAGGCGCGGACGGTTGATGTCGAGTACGACGCCTCGGCGGCAGCACACCTCTATGGGTTGGCAGCTGCGACCGGCGGTCGCGTGACCATCCCCGGTGTCACCCCCTCGGTCCAGCCCGACTCCCAGATCGGACCGGTCCTCGAGCGGTTCGGCGCCATGGTCGAGCACGCCGGGGATCGGGTGACCGTCAACGCGCCCGCGACGCTGCGGCCGGGCGGGCAGATCCATCTGGCTGCCATGCCGGACCAGGTCACCACCGTCTCCGCCTTGGCCGCACTGGCACCCGGGGTCACCGAGATCACCGGTGTCGAGGTCGTCCGTGGCCACGAGACCGACCGTCTGGCTGCCCTGGCAACCGAGTTGGCCAAGCTCGGCACCACGATCTCCGAGCGCCCGGACGGCCTGGTCATCGACGGCCGCACCACGACGGGAGGGCCGGCGACCCTGGACACCTACCACGACCACCGGTTGGCGATGGCCTTCGCCGCCGTCGCCGCACGCCTGCCCGGCGTCACGATCAACCAGCCGGGCTGTGTCGCCAAGACGTTCCCCGGATTCTGGGACGCCCTGGTGGGGTTGGGCGGGGAGGTTGGGCCAGGGTGA
- the cmk gene encoding (d)CMP kinase, whose protein sequence is MSRPPVVAIDGPAGSGKSTAAKALADRLGVPHIDTGAYYRAAALAVMRAGVDPQTASADAISDIVRAVSIDRMGGRTLLDGQDVEAEIRGEAVTAHVSAVARVQSVRDQLLAAQQAGIERDGGVIEGRDAATRVAPTADVKVWLDADVEERARRRASQAGEADRVDFHADDLARRDSADAAQMEVAADAIVLDTTRMAPDEVVDAVVELVTARR, encoded by the coding sequence GTGAGCCGCCCACCGGTTGTTGCCATCGACGGGCCCGCGGGTTCCGGCAAGTCCACGGCCGCCAAGGCACTTGCCGACCGGCTCGGTGTTCCCCACATCGACACGGGGGCCTACTACCGGGCAGCCGCTCTGGCGGTCATGCGAGCGGGTGTGGATCCCCAGACCGCCTCAGCTGACGCGATCTCCGACATCGTCCGAGCGGTGTCGATCGACCGCATGGGCGGGCGCACCCTGCTCGACGGGCAGGACGTGGAGGCCGAGATCCGCGGAGAGGCCGTCACCGCCCACGTCAGCGCGGTCGCCCGCGTGCAGTCCGTCCGAGACCAGCTGCTCGCCGCCCAACAGGCGGGGATCGAGCGGGACGGCGGCGTGATCGAGGGCCGCGATGCGGCCACTCGCGTGGCACCCACGGCAGACGTCAAGGTCTGGCTGGATGCCGACGTCGAAGAGCGTGCTCGGCGGCGCGCCAGCCAGGCGGGTGAGGCCGACCGCGTCGACTTCCACGCCGACGACCTGGCCCGACGGGACAGCGCGGACGCCGCGCAGATGGAGGTGGCCGCAGACGCGATCGTCCTGGACACCACCCGCATGGCACCGGACGAGGTCGTCGACGCCGTCGTCGAGCTCGTCACGGCTCGTCGGTGA